The Anomaloglossus baeobatrachus isolate aAnoBae1 chromosome 10, aAnoBae1.hap1, whole genome shotgun sequence genome has a segment encoding these proteins:
- the SLC22A31 gene encoding LOW QUALITY PROTEIN: putative solute carrier family 22 member 31 (The sequence of the model RefSeq protein was modified relative to this genomic sequence to represent the inferred CDS: deleted 1 base in 1 codon) produces MDFDGKVWPLAGGFGRYTRLVAAASWLPNVFVSLGFYSDVLYTGAPEYQCQGGPCGGDNSSSSSPGATLRNDSSCPGGWRPQTQSWLQSTIISQWDLVCENGWKVPLEQICYLIGWLWGYIIFGYVCDRFGRRNAFISALVVALPLGLALCFCPGFLSFLAIRIVFGAALAGIFLSFYIARLELCPPGLRLMITMIGGFFWLGGELLLPGMAVLCADWKILQGAIMGALLLLSGYWCCHLLFPESPRWLLATQQLNRCKAELCVFSRANGIDTGEDFAGRETLFTEIDSLWEGFPRPRYYSFCSVFRTRLIWRNALILGFTTFIGCGIRPCFARNLMTLGGSFPYFLQAGSELLACIFLCITVNHWGRRTVLLLCTILTGFCSLLLLALTQYLFTAVSIAISVLGSLSAHAVVMLSIFYASEVLPTVIRGSGLGVILGLSMLGRASLPIIALQQRSGYFLHHVVLSSFCILSVLSLLLLPETKRKGLPDTLRQGDCLRRPPLLLQATQDAVPLLSHDKPRADYNPDNYARLASATKKMIRTKSKNGQENKALTND; encoded by the exons ATGGACTTTGACGGGAAAGTGTGGCCCTTGGCGGGCGGCTTCGGTCGCTACACCCGGCTGGTGGCCGCCGCCTCCTGGCTGCCCAATGTGTTTGTGTCGCTGGGCTTCTACTCGGACGTCCTGTACACCGGCGCCCCGGAATACCAGTGCCAGGGGGGCCCCTGCGGGGgggacaacagcagcagcagcagcccgggGGCCACCCTCCGCAATGACAGCAGCTGCCCCGGGGGCTGGAGACCCCAGACTCAGAGCTGGCTGCAGAGCACCATCATCTCCCAG TGGGACCTCGTTTGCGAGAATGGGTGGAAGGTGCCGCTGGAGCAGATCTGTTATCTGATCGGCTGGTTATGGGGTTACATCATATTCGGATATGTATGTGACAG GTTCGGACGACGCAATGCTTTCAtcagtgccctggtggtggcgctgCCGCTCGGGCTGGCCCTGTGCTTCTGTCCTGGGTTCCTCAGCTTTCTGGCCATCAGGATAGTCTTCGGAGCGGCCCTAGCTGGAATCTTTCTGTCCTTCTACATTGCAA GGTTAGAGCTTTGCCCCCCTGGTCTCCGGCTCATGATTACAATGATTGGAGGATTTTTCTGGTTG GGCGGTGAACTGCTCCTGCCGGGGATGGCCGTGCTGTGCGCCGACTGGAAGATCTTACAAGGGGCAATAATGGGAGCATTACTGTTACTGTCTGGATATTGGTG CTGCCATTTACTCTTCCCTGAATCCCCCCGCTGGCTTCTGGCAACACAGCAGTTAAATCGATGCAAAGCCGAACTCTGCGTCTTCTCCAGGGCAAATGGAATTGACACCGGAGAGGATTTTGCCGGCCGGGAGACTCTATTCACAG AAATAGATTCCCTCTGGGAGGGTTTCCCTCGTCCTCGATATTACAGCTTCTGCAGTGTGTTCAGGACACGGCTTATTTGGCGAAACGCGTTGATCCTCGGGTTTACTAC GTTCATCGGCTGTGGCATCAGACCGTGCTTTGCTCGGAACCTCATGACTCTCGGTGGCTCTTTTCCTTATTTTCTCCAGGCTGGTAGTGAACTCCTTGCTTGTATTTTCCTCTGCATCACTGTGAACCACTGGGGTCGTCGCACAGTCCTGCTCCTGTGCACCATCCTGACCGGATTCTGCTCCCTGCTGCTCCTGGCCCTTACACAGT ACCTCTTTACAGCAGTCTCCATAGCCATCTCCGTGCTGGGGTCCCTCTCTGCTCACGCAGTAGTGATGCTGAGTATCTTCTACGCCAGTGAGGTGTTGCCAACAGTAATCAG AGGTTCTGGCCTGGGCGTTATTTTGGGGCTCAGTATGTTGGGCCGCGCTTCTCTTCCAATCATCGCCCTTCAGCAGAGATCCGGTTACTTCTTGCACCACGTTGTCTTATCCTCCTTTTGCATCTTATCGGTCCTGAGTCTTCTCCTACTGCCAGAAACCAAAAGGAAAGGTCTCCCGGACACGCTGAGGCAAGGCGACTGCCTGCGCCGTCCTCCGCTCCTCTTACAAGCCACTCAGGATGCGGTGCCGCTGCTTTCCCATGACAAGCCCCGTGCCGACTACAACCCGGATAACTATGCCCGGCTCGCCAGCGCCACCAAGAAAATGATTAGAACGAAGTCTAAAAATGGGCAAGAGAACAAAGCTCTGACCAACGATTAG